A region of Melitaea cinxia chromosome 15, ilMelCinx1.1, whole genome shotgun sequence DNA encodes the following proteins:
- the LOC123660204 gene encoding ommochrome-binding protein-like: MSMCKFYAVMALYPVIIYCKEVLNSNKICDQLSENLNARCYIKENLASLVHSPNQLAFHSVTNTLYFGFDSGLGEYLPAVYNIDTKKLTVLKGVKDAFAMASDANEVYFGGSYGIYRYNPVLKRLKRLGVSNLDIWWIQANAKIYFIKFPSLRLYYYENRQIKPVPQLRNSTINQFVFDSDNNIFFINSTGLFGVKNCSNNVILIKDNPKFHGIAVDTSGHVYLCSDDGVYVIGKMLQKVKLVYNLSGVLGMTFDKDNNLIYSDSHDIIRLKPVSSQ; encoded by the coding sequence atgtcgatgtGTAAGTTTTACGCTGTGATGGCGCTCTATCCTGTAATTATTTACTGTAAAGAAGTTCTAAACTCAAACAAAATCTGCGATCAACTTTCCGAAAATTTAAACGCCCGCTGCTACATCAAAGAAAATTTGGCCTCGCTGGTTCACAGTCCGAACCAATTAGCCTTCCACTCGGTAACTAATACGCTTTACTTTGGCTTTGACTCAGGCTTGGGGGAGTATCTACCAGCTGTATACAACATTGACACTAAAAAGCTGACTGTTTTAAAAGGAGTTAAGGATGCTTTTGCCATGGCCAGCGATGCGAACGAAGTTTACTTTGGCGGTAGTTACGGCATTTATAGATACAATCCAGTTTTAAAGAGACTCAAGAGACTCGGTGTTAGTAATTTAGACATCTGGTGGATTCAAGCGAACGCGAAGATCTATTTCATTAAGTTCCCAAGCCTCAGATTGTATTACTATGAAAATCGACAAATCAAGCCAGTTCCGCAGTTGCGAAATTCAACTATCAACCAATTTGTGTTCGATTctgataacaatatttttttcattaacagtACAGGCTTGTTCGGTGTTAAAAATTGTTCTAATAATGTAATACTTATTAAAGATAATCCAAAATTTCATGGTATCGCTGTTGATACTTCTGGTCATGTATACCTTTGCAGCGATGATGGAGTCTATGTTATTGGTAAAATGTTGCAAAaagtaaaacttgtttataatttaagtgGTGTTTTAGGTATGACTTTTGATAAAGATAATAATCTTATCTATTCTGATTCTCATGATATAATTCGACTAAAACCTGTTTCAAGTCAATAA